From a single Verrucomicrobiia bacterium genomic region:
- a CDS encoding DNA glycosylase, translated as MPNLINVSDFALASTVECGQAFRWSRTADGWFEGVVGRQVIRLRQHPQSVEWESRPQAEKKIVARYLALDVSLPEILATFPGDPLLRQAVKNHHGLRVIRQEPWECLASFIASSSKQIVQIRQIVDLLARRFGEPVSDTHHAFPTVAAVARASHQQLWDCKLGFRAKNLLAAARLIDSGKLDLDGLSSLEYGQALEELVKLPGVGEKIANCTLLFACGFNQAFPIDVWIERALRRIYFDGKRPVTARELREFARTHFGPYAGWAQQYLFFSERSLGQQRSRRGQALLDAGAK; from the coding sequence ATGCCGAATTTAATCAACGTTTCTGATTTTGCCCTAGCCAGCACGGTGGAATGCGGGCAGGCCTTTCGCTGGTCACGGACAGCGGACGGTTGGTTTGAGGGCGTTGTGGGGCGGCAGGTGATACGGCTACGGCAACATCCCCAGTCCGTGGAATGGGAATCACGCCCGCAGGCCGAGAAGAAAATCGTGGCGCGGTATCTCGCGTTGGATGTTTCGCTCCCGGAAATTCTCGCGACGTTCCCCGGCGATCCGCTCTTGCGCCAAGCGGTGAAGAATCACCATGGGCTGCGCGTCATTCGCCAGGAACCGTGGGAATGTCTCGCTTCGTTCATTGCCAGCTCGTCAAAGCAGATCGTGCAGATTCGGCAGATCGTTGACCTATTGGCGCGACGCTTCGGTGAGCCGGTCAGCGACACCCATCACGCTTTCCCAACCGTTGCGGCCGTCGCCCGCGCGTCGCATCAACAGCTTTGGGATTGCAAACTGGGGTTTCGCGCCAAGAACCTGCTCGCGGCAGCGCGCTTGATCGATAGCGGCAAACTCGATCTCGACGGGTTGTCGTCGCTGGAATACGGACAGGCACTGGAAGAGTTGGTCAAATTGCCCGGCGTGGGCGAGAAGATCGCAAATTGCACGCTGCTGTTCGCGTGCGGGTTCAACCAGGCCTTCCCGATCGATGTATGGATTGAGCGGGCGCTGCGACGAATCTATTTCGACGGCAAGAGACCCGTGACAGCCCGTGAACTTCGGGAATTCGCGCGCACCCATTTCGGCCCGTACGCCGGTTGGGCGCAACAGTACCTATTTTTCAGTGAGCGGTCGTTGGGCCAGCAGCGCTCGCGCCGCGGTCAGGCGCTGCTCGATGCTGGTGCGAAGTGA
- the mpl gene encoding UDP-N-acetylmuramate:L-alanyl-gamma-D-glutamyl-meso-diaminopimelate ligase codes for MFAKEVNTIHFVGVCGTAMASVAALCRELGFAVTGSDENIYPPMSTFLEAHGIRIMPGHAESNLDHQPNLIVIGNAMKRGNPEIERALDERLNICSLPELVRDRFLGGKHSVVIAGTHGKTTATSLLAWVMESAGLSPGFLIGGLPNNFPGGARLGQGKHFLVEGDEYDTAFFDKRSKFVHYRPDTVILNNIEFDHADIFSDLAAVKRTFRQLVAIVPRRGLIIANGEDANVREVVDGAQCRLRFFTKDNAADFAVPLAGEHNQRNAAAVAMCAAELGLSREQIQRGFSTFTGVKRRMEVRGEAGGVTVLDDFAHHPTAIAETIRAIREKYPQRRLWALFEPRSNTTRRNVFQHELTESLSLADGVFISRVDRLQELHESERLNPDAIIAGVRSHGKMAEYSPNADAIINHLVPNLHDRDVVAVFSNGKFDGIHEKLLTRLRQSA; via the coding sequence ATGTTCGCGAAGGAGGTCAACACCATCCATTTCGTGGGTGTTTGTGGCACTGCGATGGCATCTGTCGCCGCGCTGTGCCGCGAGCTCGGCTTTGCCGTCACCGGCAGTGACGAGAACATCTATCCGCCGATGTCCACCTTCCTCGAAGCTCACGGCATCCGCATCATGCCCGGCCACGCCGAATCGAATCTCGACCACCAGCCGAATCTCATCGTTATCGGCAACGCGATGAAGCGCGGCAATCCCGAAATCGAGCGCGCCCTCGACGAACGTCTCAATATTTGCTCGCTCCCCGAACTCGTGCGCGACCGCTTCCTTGGTGGCAAACACTCCGTGGTGATCGCCGGCACGCACGGCAAAACGACCGCCACCTCGCTGCTCGCCTGGGTGATGGAGTCGGCGGGCCTATCTCCCGGTTTTCTAATCGGCGGCCTTCCCAATAATTTCCCCGGCGGCGCTCGACTGGGGCAGGGGAAGCATTTCCTCGTCGAGGGCGATGAGTACGACACGGCGTTCTTCGACAAGCGCAGCAAGTTTGTCCACTACCGCCCCGACACCGTCATCCTCAACAACATCGAATTCGATCACGCCGATATTTTTTCGGACCTCGCGGCAGTCAAGCGCACCTTTCGCCAACTAGTCGCCATCGTGCCGCGCCGCGGCCTGATCATCGCCAATGGAGAAGACGCCAATGTCCGTGAAGTCGTCGACGGCGCGCAATGCCGCCTCCGCTTCTTCACAAAAGACAACGCTGCTGATTTTGCCGTGCCGCTCGCGGGGGAACACAATCAGCGCAACGCCGCCGCAGTCGCAATGTGCGCGGCGGAATTGGGCCTGTCGCGCGAGCAGATCCAGCGCGGGTTCTCCACCTTCACAGGCGTCAAGCGACGCATGGAGGTGCGCGGGGAAGCGGGGGGCGTCACGGTGCTTGATGATTTTGCGCATCACCCGACCGCGATTGCCGAGACGATTCGCGCCATCCGCGAGAAATATCCGCAACGGAGATTGTGGGCGCTGTTCGAACCGCGCAGCAACACGACGCGCCGCAACGTCTTCCAGCACGAATTGACCGAGTCGCTCTCACTGGCCGACGGCGTGTTCATCTCGCGCGTGGACCGGCTGCAGGAACTCCACGAGAGCGAGCGCCTCAATCCCGACGCGATCATCGCTGGCGTCCGCAGCCACGGCAAAATGGCCGAGTATTCGCCCAATGCCGACGCCATCATCAACCATCTCGTCCCGAATCTCCACGACCGTGACGTCGTCGCCGTCTTCTCCAACGGCAAGTTCGACGGCATCCACGAAAAGCTGCTGACGCGCCTACGCCAAAGCGCTTGA